In Methanobrevibacter sp., a genomic segment contains:
- the cfbE gene encoding coenzyme F430 synthase, which yields MNNLVIDLTHGGVKIAISLAKAGKSVLAYDIYGTLDDIDRRMLEIYSVELIGLDQLKEFKGKMKVISPIHLPLSHSEIESYNPDLDYTFITHHEAVLEILEGWGEDIPKVEITGVKGKTSCAFMLKEILLGENPLILSSLGALLYEDSRELILKKNISITPANIKETIDLAYKVANPICKIAEGEVESENLRKYSSAIFESSLGVTGIGDVGLLTNISENYPIAKNRLTAAEAKRQVFRCGCVAINKESLDEYYKDVEHPKVNTFSLDDSKANLYAENVSYSLDESVIDIVYRDVKTIDDSSLNGKIRIKTFAPGPHHLSNVLGVVLTSLSLNIDEDRIVRGLANYKGISGRTNKRSEDGIWIIEEINPGINTDAIKQSINMIPDLENCYVSLGGDYGITCEEIDEDKVVKYLNTLDCKIILTGEVGRSISQKMSENIEYIENPSDVYKKAKTDEKNLLFIYRSDYSKISLR from the coding sequence ATGAATAATCTCGTAATCGATTTAACACACGGCGGAGTCAAGATTGCCATCAGCCTGGCCAAGGCCGGAAAGAGCGTCCTTGCCTACGACATATACGGTACCCTGGATGACATCGACAGGCGGATGCTTGAAATCTATTCTGTGGAGCTGATTGGCCTGGACCAGCTCAAGGAGTTCAAAGGGAAGATGAAGGTCATATCCCCAATTCACCTGCCATTAAGCCACAGTGAGATTGAAAGCTACAATCCTGATTTGGACTACACGTTCATCACACATCACGAGGCGGTCCTTGAAATCCTTGAAGGATGGGGCGAGGACATACCAAAGGTTGAAATCACTGGAGTCAAGGGAAAGACCAGCTGCGCATTCATGCTTAAGGAAATACTGCTTGGCGAAAATCCGTTGATCCTATCAAGTCTAGGCGCCCTTCTATATGAGGATTCAAGGGAACTAATTTTAAAGAAAAACATTTCAATAACGCCTGCAAACATAAAGGAGACAATTGATCTTGCCTACAAGGTTGCAAATCCAATCTGCAAGATAGCTGAAGGCGAAGTGGAAAGCGAAAACCTGCGCAAGTACTCATCAGCCATCTTCGAATCATCGCTTGGAGTGACCGGAATAGGGGATGTGGGGCTTTTGACAAACATCTCTGAAAACTACCCAATCGCAAAAAATCGGCTCACTGCCGCTGAAGCCAAAAGGCAGGTCTTCAGGTGCGGATGCGTGGCGATAAACAAGGAAAGCCTTGATGAATACTACAAAGATGTGGAACATCCAAAGGTCAACACCTTCTCACTGGATGACTCTAAAGCCAATCTGTATGCTGAAAACGTCAGCTACTCTCTTGACGAAAGCGTGATTGACATTGTTTACAGGGATGTTAAAACTATTGATGATTCCTCTTTAAATGGCAAGATTCGCATTAAGACTTTCGCTCCGGGACCTCACCACTTATCCAACGTTCTTGGAGTGGTCCTGACCAGCTTATCACTGAATATTGATGAGGATAGAATCGTCAGGGGACTTGCCAACTACAAGGGCATCAGCGGAAGGACAAACAAGCGAAGCGAGGATGGAATCTGGATTATAGAGGAGATCAATCCTGGAATAAACACCGATGCGATAAAGCAGTCCATCAACATGATTCCGGATTTGGAAAACTGCTACGTATCACTCGGAGGGGACTATGGAATAACCTGTGAGGAAATCGATGAAGACAAGGTTGTGAAATATTTAAACACACTTGACTGTAAAATTATCCTTACAGGAGAGGTCGGCCGTTCGATTTCGCAAAAAATGAGTGAAAATATAGAATATATTGAAAATCCTTCTGACGTTTACAAAAAAGCAAAGACCGATGAAAAAAATCTTCTGTTCATCTATCGCTCCGATTACAGCAAGATTTCACTCAGATGA
- the hemC gene encoding hydroxymethylbilane synthase, with protein MIVGTRGSKLALAQTNQVCQDLTRLTGEAIDVEIIKTKGDKITTSQLYNMDSKGLFTKELDIALLEEEVDFTVHSFKDLPSELDEDLEIVAVPKRESPNEVLISNKKWDELEPESKLGTSSLRREAFCNLHEKDFDLQPIRGNIETRIDKALNSDLDATIMAEAGLKRLNLTGYIKEVFPLDYITPPAGQGALAIITRKDCDKKDKIAKLNDYVSMQEVLAEKKVLEELGVGCQWPIGSIAQMKDTELNVYSILLTQKGEILKEQTEKGSIKDALELGRRIGGIFADYV; from the coding sequence ATGATTGTTGGAACTCGCGGAAGCAAACTGGCCCTCGCACAGACAAATCAGGTCTGTCAGGATTTAACCAGATTAACCGGCGAAGCTATTGATGTGGAAATAATCAAAACCAAAGGAGACAAGATTACCACTTCCCAGCTGTACAATATGGACTCCAAAGGCCTTTTTACCAAGGAACTGGACATAGCCCTTCTGGAAGAGGAAGTCGACTTTACGGTGCACAGCTTCAAGGATCTTCCAAGCGAACTTGATGAAGACTTAGAAATCGTTGCGGTTCCAAAAAGAGAATCTCCAAATGAAGTCCTCATATCCAACAAAAAATGGGATGAGCTGGAGCCTGAATCCAAGCTTGGAACCAGCAGCCTTAGAAGGGAAGCGTTCTGCAATCTCCATGAAAAGGACTTTGACCTGCAGCCGATTCGAGGAAACATCGAAACCAGAATCGACAAGGCCCTCAACAGCGATTTGGATGCTACAATAATGGCTGAAGCGGGACTTAAAAGATTGAATCTGACAGGATACATCAAGGAAGTGTTTCCATTGGATTACATCACACCCCCAGCAGGCCAAGGGGCTCTTGCAATCATTACCCGTAAGGATTGTGATAAAAAGGACAAAATTGCTAAATTGAATGATTATGTATCTATGCAGGAAGTACTTGCAGAGAAAAAGGTGCTTGAGGAACTTGGCGTAGGTTGCCAATGGCCAATCGGTTCGATAGCACAGATGAAAGACACAGAACTTAATGTTTATTCAATATTACTGACTCAAAAAGGAGAAATCCTTAAGGAGCAAACTGAAAAAGGTTCTATTAAAGATGCGCTTGAACTTGGCAGGCGCATTGGAGGAATTTTTGCAGATTATGTTTAA
- a CDS encoding Gfo/Idh/MocA family protein, which translates to MKTVNVGVIGVGAMGENHVRVYHKLAEANLLAVSDVSERALKKIEKKYGAKGYTDYGELLKNPEIEAVSVCVPTTFHHSVVMEAIKYGKHVLVEKPIAFTLEEAEEMIAAAKEAGVILSTGHVERFNPAVQKTKELVDDGVIGDVVSAFAKRVGPLPPRIKDVGVSIDLAIHDLDIMNYLFDEDILQVYGSMSSSFDGSEFEDHAEIMVNFDNESTGIIEVNWLTPYKRRELELTGTAGIISVDYIKQSIEVYGKFAKDIHIKHEEPLKGELESFLNAVANDEEPEITGEDGLKALKMVIAANRSSKEHKPISFEEL; encoded by the coding sequence TTGAAAACTGTTAACGTAGGAGTTATTGGAGTAGGAGCGATGGGTGAAAACCATGTCCGTGTATACCACAAGCTAGCAGAAGCAAACCTTCTGGCCGTTTCTGATGTTAGCGAAAGAGCGCTTAAGAAAATAGAGAAAAAATATGGCGCCAAGGGATACACCGACTACGGCGAACTACTCAAGAATCCAGAAATCGAAGCTGTAAGCGTATGCGTGCCGACTACTTTCCACCATTCGGTAGTTATGGAAGCGATAAAGTACGGCAAGCATGTTTTAGTCGAAAAGCCAATCGCATTCACATTAGAGGAAGCCGAAGAGATGATTGCCGCTGCCAAAGAGGCGGGAGTGATTCTTTCAACAGGACATGTCGAACGGTTCAACCCAGCAGTCCAAAAGACAAAGGAACTTGTTGATGACGGAGTCATCGGGGATGTCGTGTCTGCCTTTGCAAAAAGGGTGGGGCCATTGCCTCCTAGAATCAAGGATGTGGGGGTTTCCATAGACCTGGCAATTCACGATTTGGACATCATGAATTACCTCTTTGATGAGGACATCCTTCAGGTCTACGGGTCAATGAGCAGCAGTTTCGACGGCTCAGAATTTGAAGACCACGCAGAAATCATGGTTAACTTTGATAACGAATCCACAGGAATAATCGAGGTGAACTGGCTGACCCCATACAAAAGAAGGGAGCTGGAGCTTACCGGAACAGCCGGAATCATTTCTGTAGACTACATCAAGCAAAGCATTGAAGTTTACGGCAAATTTGCAAAAGACATTCACATCAAGCATGAGGAACCTCTCAAAGGGGAACTGGAATCCTTCCTGAATGCTGTGGCAAATGATGAAGAACCAGAAATCACTGGTGAAGATGGACTTAAAGCTCTCAAGATGGTTATTGCAGCTAACAGGTCATCTAAAGAACACAAACCAATTAGTTTTGAGGAACTCTAA
- a CDS encoding orotate phosphoribosyltransferase-like protein: MKQKLIDKAQELRQHGFTTGEIADELNVSMDTARWLTLQKQSEVKAEAPVDFAINWKSIGGNSTRLSYVSGALSDMALIHGEADVVCGIAVSGVPFATVMAEFLEDMTGMDTSIAIFHPNKHRKDNDENDGEGAISTNFGTVEGKKVIIVDDVITSGKTAKEVIHTVKDLGGEPTCVTVLIDKAGLSEIEGVPVESLIKVSRL; encoded by the coding sequence ATGAAACAGAAATTAATCGACAAGGCTCAGGAATTAAGGCAGCACGGTTTCACCACCGGTGAAATCGCAGATGAACTTAATGTCAGCATGGACACCGCAAGATGGCTGACCCTTCAGAAGCAATCAGAAGTCAAGGCCGAAGCGCCGGTTGACTTTGCAATCAACTGGAAAAGCATCGGAGGAAACTCCACCCGTTTAAGCTACGTTTCAGGAGCATTGAGCGACATGGCACTAATCCATGGCGAAGCAGATGTCGTTTGCGGAATCGCAGTAAGCGGAGTTCCATTTGCAACAGTCATGGCCGAGTTTCTAGAGGACATGACCGGAATGGATACCTCAATTGCCATTTTCCACCCGAACAAGCACAGGAAAGACAATGATGAAAACGACGGGGAAGGGGCAATCAGTACCAACTTCGGAACTGTCGAAGGCAAGAAGGTCATAATCGTCGATGACGTCATAACCAGCGGAAAAACCGCAAAAGAAGTCATCCACACAGTAAAGGACCTCGGCGGAGAACCAACCTGCGTCACCGTATTGATTGACAAAGCTGGCCTTTCCGAAATTGAAGGCGTGCCTGTCGAATCCTTGATTAAAGTAAGCAGACTGTAA
- a CDS encoding ARPP-1 family domain-containing protein, whose product MISTLSDEIELLDAQVHKNMAIIPIKTPKNYKFDILTLEKGFELGLAKVKECEHSTVNTLIVENKSVVPLLLVDGEEIVGGDQNRIVNATILIAPQSEMKIPVNCTEHGRWGYKHEFVHSEYIADSRTRGRKALAIHEGRDAQQAVWNSIDDLENDHQFSSKTQAMAESYDNVKADLNEFIESFEVADGQNGVLIIIDGEIKGFEIFFSSEIYKEYHEKILKSYLINMEVKEEAFTINADEARELIMSVIDSDFSEKPNIGLEKPFEFKNDEGISEIYTYKDEMIHFSYFTIDEDDDLKKASSHLRGGIVI is encoded by the coding sequence ATGATAAGCACACTTTCAGATGAAATTGAGCTGTTGGACGCTCAAGTTCACAAGAACATGGCAATAATACCTATAAAAACACCAAAAAACTATAAATTTGACATACTGACCCTCGAGAAGGGCTTCGAGTTGGGCCTTGCAAAGGTAAAGGAATGCGAACACTCAACAGTGAACACATTGATCGTTGAAAACAAATCTGTCGTTCCGCTTCTTTTGGTGGACGGCGAAGAGATTGTCGGAGGAGACCAGAACCGTATAGTGAATGCCACAATCCTGATTGCCCCTCAAAGCGAGATGAAGATACCTGTGAACTGCACCGAACATGGCCGCTGGGGATACAAGCATGAGTTCGTGCATTCCGAATACATTGCGGATTCAAGAACACGAGGCAGGAAAGCCCTTGCAATACATGAAGGCCGGGATGCCCAGCAGGCAGTATGGAACTCCATTGATGATCTTGAAAACGATCACCAGTTCTCATCCAAAACCCAGGCAATGGCCGAAAGCTATGATAACGTTAAGGCGGACTTGAATGAATTCATTGAATCCTTTGAGGTTGCAGATGGTCAGAATGGTGTTTTAATCATTATCGATGGTGAAATAAAAGGCTTTGAAATATTTTTCAGCTCTGAAATCTATAAGGAATACCACGAAAAGATCCTTAAAAGCTATCTGATTAATATGGAAGTCAAAGAAGAAGCGTTCACAATAAATGCAGATGAAGCTAGAGAGCTGATAATGAGTGTAATTGACAGCGACTTCAGCGAAAAGCCAAACATCGGGCTGGAAAAGCCATTTGAGTTCAAAAACGATGAAGGCATAAGTGAAATCTACACCTACAAGGATGAGATGATTCACTTTTCATACTTCACAATCGATGAAGATGATGATTTGAAAAAAGCAAGTAGTCATTTAAGAGGCGGCATTGTCATTTAA
- a CDS encoding N-6 DNA methylase encodes MSVRKSGNRKVLNTLLSKIRQAEDTPDVQYMVIYSFLYKYCSDLLKNYFKSLIEDKAMTFDEAYKDDDMRETFRSEALDMFGFYLDSPEYYIDEVIASHYSERFFVYAFFDIFSKKVEFADDSNYGLYFNFIFDKLSQEVNFNKFEFVGETHLVVKDIIYSISQLDVFEEDFPFARVFDKVCQSRLIRIGYGNDYINHLISSIVSSNVKYPRDVYSPFLNDASLLVDLANDYSIPFENSFAKSQDELAYSCSLVKLLINHFDLDRVFLELGSPFEPFDDSRAKFDVVISAIPQITTRNMRRFNVAKNPEAIRQNKRKQIEDFLTANLNMDEESFKSDGEINDAIDNIVSKMDLDTGGVRLSGEYAPLKDSEYLFLINMIDNLKDDGLMVVSMSQSFLFKNSLGLLRKYLTYEMNCIDAIMSVPGELSRHSISEIIMVFRKNRRTDRIVFIDMSTDFKTKKAPYSVPGLFRRNLVLDEDTIRKVLDVYRSRKTIDKFSNVVGISEIKANDFNLSISRYVDTFEGEFIDLKDLACEKKRLDQENRELSLKIEKMMRELGIDFK; translated from the coding sequence ATGAGCGTTAGGAAATCCGGAAACAGGAAGGTCTTAAACACCCTCTTATCTAAAATAAGGCAGGCCGAAGACACACCGGACGTCCAGTACATGGTCATCTATTCATTCCTATACAAGTACTGCAGCGACCTTTTGAAAAACTACTTCAAAAGCCTCATAGAGGATAAGGCCATGACATTCGATGAGGCCTATAAGGATGACGACATGAGGGAAACCTTCAGAAGCGAAGCGTTGGACATGTTCGGATTCTACCTTGACAGCCCTGAATATTACATCGATGAGGTGATTGCCAGCCACTATTCAGAGAGGTTTTTCGTATATGCATTCTTTGACATTTTCAGCAAGAAAGTTGAGTTTGCAGACGATTCAAACTACGGGCTTTACTTCAATTTCATTTTCGACAAGCTAAGCCAGGAGGTCAATTTCAACAAGTTCGAGTTTGTTGGCGAAACCCATCTGGTCGTAAAGGACATAATATACTCGATTTCACAGCTCGATGTCTTTGAGGAGGATTTCCCCTTTGCCAGGGTCTTCGATAAGGTCTGCCAGTCAAGGCTGATCAGGATAGGCTATGGCAACGATTACATCAACCATCTAATCTCTTCAATCGTGTCATCTAATGTGAAATATCCAAGGGACGTCTACAGCCCGTTTCTAAACGACGCATCCCTTCTGGTTGACCTTGCAAATGACTACAGCATTCCGTTTGAGAATTCCTTTGCAAAAAGCCAGGATGAGCTAGCATACTCATGCAGCCTGGTCAAGCTATTGATTAATCACTTTGACTTGGACAGGGTTTTCCTGGAACTTGGAAGTCCGTTCGAGCCGTTTGATGATTCAAGGGCCAAGTTCGATGTTGTGATATCGGCAATTCCTCAAATCACCACCAGAAATATGCGCCGCTTCAACGTGGCCAAAAATCCCGAAGCCATAAGGCAGAACAAAAGAAAGCAGATTGAGGATTTCCTCACAGCCAATCTGAACATGGATGAGGAGTCATTTAAAAGCGACGGTGAGATTAACGATGCAATTGACAATATCGTAAGCAAGATGGATCTGGACACTGGAGGTGTCCGCCTTTCAGGCGAGTACGCACCGCTCAAGGACAGCGAATATCTATTCCTAATCAACATGATAGATAATCTAAAGGATGATGGGCTGATGGTCGTGTCAATGTCTCAAAGCTTCTTGTTTAAGAATTCCCTGGGGCTTTTAAGAAAGTACCTGACTTATGAGATGAACTGCATAGATGCCATAATGAGCGTTCCCGGCGAGCTTTCAAGGCATTCAATATCTGAAATCATCATGGTGTTCAGGAAAAACAGAAGAACAGACCGCATCGTATTCATAGACATGTCAACAGATTTCAAGACAAAAAAAGCACCGTATTCAGTTCCAGGACTCTTCAGGAGAAATCTCGTCCTGGATGAGGATACAATCAGAAAGGTCTTGGACGTTTACAGGTCAAGAAAGACAATCGATAAGTTTTCAAATGTCGTTGGAATTTCTGAAATCAAGGCAAATGATTTCAACCTGTCGATTTCAAGGTATGTGGACACATTTGAGGGCGAGTTCATTGATCTGAAGGATCTGGCTTGTGAAAAAAAGAGGTTGGATCAAGAAAACAGGGAGCTGTCCCTAAAAATAGAAAAGATGATGCGAGAGTTGGGCATTGACTTTAAATGA